A section of the Prosthecobacter sp. genome encodes:
- a CDS encoding PAS domain S-box protein, which translates to MNNAIDNLNRRILVIDDNHAIHEDFRKILGEPDAEDAALQAAEARIFGTRHEMLFEIDTASQGEEGLKMVEQALAEGRPYAMAFVDVRMPPGWDGIETTQRIWKICPDLQVVICTAFADCSWNEMREQIDPLDRLLILKKPFDTIEILQMANALTQKWLLLRESKSALGDLQQMVGERTRELEASQAAAVSMMADAVRNREKAEQAYEDLKREMSERRMLEEKFREQASLLDKAQDAILVHDLQHHVTYWNKGAERLYGWSSAEAVGRSVAQVLYKDEAAFQHANEQVILTGEWVGELHQISKDGRHLMIEGHWTLVRDAAGQPKSVLAINTDITGRRKTDEALRMQGRVLESMAEGVAVCDENGLIVFSNAACNAMFGYDSGELIAQHFSIIKNTPPEESHLAMDELFSYLREKGAWMGEMSSRKKDGTAFVTRSRISVLEIAGVRSFVAVVEDITEKKSMEAQFLRSQRMESVGRLSSGIAHDMNNILTPIFLSAFMLRRELSPEDYEKMLGNIETNAQRGADLIKQLLTFGCDAGGQRQVVQTNRLVSDMMKIMTGTFPKSINMSSRTSDEVWPVLGDATQLHQVLLNLCVNARDAMPLGGALALTTENIRLDENFAAMNVDAAPGPYVLLRVTDTGEGIPPEVIDKIFDPFFTTKETGKGTGLGLSTVMGIVKSHQGFVNLRSRVGVGSTFEIYLPAAPDAVVATIAAPAPEAPRGQGEMILIVDDEVAIRDVVQKTLMGHGYRVLTAGDGTEAIAQFSVHRGEIKAVLTDIMMPFMDGVTLSRTLKKMDPTIPIIASSGMGSAKGRQDKAAALHSLQINTFLHKPYTAGEILTAIGELFSNNRSTSGSEIETGEGTLGLGA; encoded by the coding sequence ATGAACAACGCAATCGACAACCTCAACCGCCGCATCCTTGTCATTGATGACAATCACGCGATTCATGAAGATTTTCGGAAAATTCTCGGTGAGCCCGACGCTGAAGACGCGGCGCTGCAGGCGGCCGAGGCGCGCATCTTCGGCACCCGGCATGAGATGCTCTTTGAGATCGACACCGCCTCCCAAGGTGAGGAAGGATTGAAAATGGTGGAGCAGGCACTGGCGGAAGGCCGGCCTTACGCCATGGCCTTTGTGGATGTTCGCATGCCTCCAGGCTGGGACGGCATCGAAACGACGCAGCGGATCTGGAAAATCTGCCCCGATCTTCAAGTGGTGATCTGCACGGCGTTTGCAGACTGTTCTTGGAACGAAATGCGGGAGCAAATCGATCCGCTGGACCGGCTGCTGATCCTGAAGAAGCCCTTTGACACCATCGAGATTCTCCAGATGGCCAATGCGCTGACGCAGAAATGGCTCCTGCTGCGGGAATCGAAAAGTGCGCTTGGCGATCTGCAGCAGATGGTGGGGGAGAGGACGCGGGAACTGGAGGCGTCCCAGGCCGCCGCCGTGAGCATGATGGCGGATGCCGTGCGCAATCGCGAAAAAGCAGAGCAGGCCTACGAGGATCTCAAGCGCGAGATGAGCGAGCGCCGCATGCTGGAGGAAAAATTTCGCGAGCAGGCCTCCCTCCTCGACAAAGCACAGGACGCCATCCTCGTGCATGACCTGCAGCACCACGTCACTTACTGGAACAAGGGCGCGGAAAGATTGTACGGCTGGAGTTCGGCGGAGGCGGTCGGCCGTTCGGTGGCGCAGGTTCTCTACAAAGATGAGGCCGCCTTCCAACATGCAAACGAACAGGTCATTCTGACTGGTGAGTGGGTAGGGGAGCTGCATCAGATCAGCAAGGACGGGCGGCATTTGATGATCGAGGGCCACTGGACCCTGGTGCGCGACGCTGCGGGGCAGCCCAAGTCTGTCCTCGCCATCAACACCGACATCACCGGACGCAGAAAGACGGATGAAGCCCTCAGGATGCAGGGGCGTGTGCTCGAAAGCATGGCGGAAGGCGTCGCTGTATGCGATGAGAACGGGCTCATTGTTTTCAGCAATGCCGCATGCAATGCCATGTTCGGTTATGACAGCGGCGAGCTGATTGCCCAGCACTTCTCCATCATCAAAAACACCCCGCCCGAGGAAAGCCACCTCGCCATGGACGAGCTGTTCAGCTACTTGAGGGAGAAGGGGGCCTGGATGGGCGAGATGAGCAGCCGCAAAAAAGACGGCACTGCATTCGTCACGCGTTCACGCATCAGCGTGCTGGAAATCGCGGGCGTCAGATCCTTTGTCGCCGTGGTCGAGGACATCACGGAGAAGAAAAGCATGGAGGCGCAGTTCCTGCGCTCCCAGCGCATGGAAAGCGTGGGGCGGCTCTCCAGCGGCATCGCGCATGACATGAACAACATCCTCACTCCCATCTTCCTCTCTGCCTTCATGTTACGCCGCGAGCTGTCCCCGGAAGATTATGAAAAAATGCTCGGCAACATCGAGACCAACGCCCAGCGCGGGGCGGACCTCATCAAGCAGTTGCTCACCTTCGGCTGTGACGCCGGTGGTCAGCGGCAGGTCGTACAGACGAACCGCCTCGTCAGTGACATGATGAAGATCATGACGGGAACCTTCCCCAAGAGCATCAACATGTCCTCCCGGACTTCCGACGAAGTCTGGCCTGTCCTCGGCGATGCCACCCAGCTCCATCAGGTGCTGCTCAACCTGTGCGTCAACGCACGTGACGCCATGCCTCTCGGCGGAGCGCTCGCCCTCACCACGGAAAACATCCGGCTGGATGAAAATTTCGCCGCCATGAATGTGGACGCTGCGCCGGGTCCCTACGTGCTGCTGCGCGTCACCGACACCGGAGAAGGCATTCCGCCCGAAGTCATCGACAAGATCTTCGATCCTTTCTTCACCACGAAGGAGACCGGCAAAGGCACCGGCCTGGGGCTCTCCACCGTCATGGGCATCGTCAAAAGCCACCAGGGTTTCGTCAATCTGCGCAGCCGCGTGGGTGTGGGCAGCACCTTCGAGATTTACCTGCCTGCCGCGCCGGATGCCGTGGTGGCCACCATCGCCGCTCCCGCCCCGGAAGCACCGCGAGGGCAGGGGGAGATGATCCTCATTGTCGATGACGAGGTAGCCATCCGTGATGTCGTTCAGAAAACGCTCATGGGTCATGGTTATCGGGTGCTCACCGCAGGAGACGGCACCGAGGCCATCGCCCAGTTCTCCGTGCATCGTGGCGAGATCAAAGCCGTGCTCACCGACATCATGATGCCGTTCATGGATGGCGTCACCCTCTCCCGCACCTTGAAAAAGATGGATCCGACCATCCCCATCATCGCCTCCAGCGGCATGGGCAGTGCGAAGGGCCGGCAGGACAAGGCCGCCGCGCTCCATTCCCTGCAGATCAACACGTTTTTGCACAAGCCCTACACGGCAGGTGAAATTCTGACCGCCATCGGCGAGCTGTTCTCGAATAATAGAAGCACCTCCGGTTCCGAGATTGAAACGGGCGAAGGCACCCTCGGCCTCGGAGCTTGA
- a CDS encoding TPM domain-containing protein produces MADRTFGIAPALQRPVADTTGQLGAFAQKRAAHVITQVERRFPQLAIAAVLMEVPQQAPLTAYAFWIFNRGRLSSAVEKGGENRLVMLLIDTNTDRAIAMVGYGLEPFIQEIHLQTCLQAAQQPLQRGHFAQAIESFTRELDRQLRELCRLVPKQFGLAQETQWLDASAPGDEAVGMAESLY; encoded by the coding sequence GTGGCGGACCGCACCTTCGGCATCGCCCCGGCGCTCCAGCGCCCGGTTGCCGACACCACCGGCCAGTTGGGTGCGTTTGCGCAAAAGCGCGCGGCGCACGTGATCACGCAGGTGGAACGGCGGTTTCCGCAGCTTGCGATCGCCGCGGTGCTCATGGAAGTGCCGCAGCAAGCACCGCTGACGGCGTATGCATTCTGGATCTTCAACCGGGGGCGTCTGTCCAGTGCGGTGGAGAAAGGTGGCGAAAACCGGCTGGTGATGCTGCTCATCGACACGAACACCGACCGGGCCATCGCGATGGTGGGCTACGGGCTGGAACCATTCATCCAGGAAATACATTTGCAAACCTGCCTGCAGGCGGCGCAGCAACCGTTGCAGCGCGGGCATTTCGCACAGGCCATTGAGTCGTTCACACGCGAGCTGGACCGTCAGCTCCGCGAGCTGTGCCGGCTGGTGCCCAAACAATTTGGGCTGGCGCAGGAAACCCAGTGGCTGGATGCCAGCGCTCCCGGGGACGAAGCCGTGGGAATGGCGGAAAGCCTGTATTGA
- a CDS encoding SDR family oxidoreductase, translating into MSKGFALGQCRAVITGASSGLGAEFARQLAPLADTLVLVARRADALEAVKRELSASSAKIFCCVADLATDEGRKEVVAFLEENGVQPNLLINNAGLGDYGSFASSSTEKTRTQIELNITALTMLTHSLLPKLGRPAGILNVSSLASTLPMPDLAVYAASKAYVTSFSEALAVELAPQNITVSCVCPGPTPTNFSKTAKREDGTDTNREGQSLLRIPPEQVVSRALRALRQAEACVFPGLGVSVAGKLFRLMPRRLMRVLLKRRMETS; encoded by the coding sequence ATGTCTAAAGGATTTGCCCTCGGCCAATGTCGCGCAGTGATCACCGGTGCGTCATCGGGCCTCGGGGCCGAGTTTGCACGACAACTGGCCCCGCTGGCTGACACACTGGTGTTGGTCGCCAGACGTGCCGACGCGCTGGAGGCGGTGAAACGCGAACTTTCGGCCTCTAGCGCGAAGATTTTCTGCTGTGTGGCCGATCTGGCGACAGATGAGGGCCGCAAGGAGGTGGTAGCGTTCTTGGAAGAGAATGGCGTGCAGCCCAACCTGCTCATTAATAACGCCGGGCTGGGCGATTACGGCAGTTTTGCGAGTTCTTCGACGGAAAAGACCCGCACGCAGATCGAACTGAACATCACGGCGCTGACGATGCTGACGCACTCGCTGCTGCCAAAGCTGGGCAGGCCTGCGGGTATTCTGAACGTGAGTTCGCTCGCCAGCACACTGCCGATGCCGGATCTGGCAGTGTATGCGGCGTCGAAAGCCTATGTGACGAGCTTTTCCGAGGCGCTGGCGGTGGAGCTGGCTCCGCAGAACATTACGGTGAGTTGCGTGTGCCCGGGTCCGACACCGACGAATTTCAGCAAAACAGCGAAGCGTGAGGACGGGACGGACACGAACCGCGAAGGCCAGTCGCTGCTGCGCATTCCACCGGAACAGGTGGTAAGCCGGGCGTTGCGAGCACTCAGGCAGGCCGAGGCGTGTGTATTTCCAGGACTGGGCGTATCGGTGGCGGGAAAGCTGTTCCGGCTGATGCCGCGGAGGCTGATGAGGGTTCTTCTCAAAAGAAGAATGGAAACAAGCTAA
- a CDS encoding cupin domain-containing protein, whose amino-acid sequence MTINQLSTQNPFTTKDGSTIRSILDKTNAPVRNQSLAEALVPVGQPTERHYHKLSEEFYFILEGRGSMEIDGETRDVSPGDAILIPPNAWHQITASQTLRFLCCCAPPYSHEDVFF is encoded by the coding sequence ATGACCATCAATCAGCTTTCCACACAGAATCCTTTCACCACCAAGGACGGCAGCACCATCCGCAGCATTCTCGACAAGACGAATGCGCCCGTGCGGAATCAATCCCTCGCCGAAGCCCTTGTCCCCGTCGGCCAGCCGACGGAGCGCCACTACCACAAGCTCAGCGAGGAGTTCTACTTCATCCTCGAAGGCCGGGGCAGCATGGAGATCGATGGTGAAACCCGCGACGTGAGTCCTGGCGATGCGATCCTCATTCCGCCAAATGCCTGGCATCAGATCACCGCATCCCAAACGCTGCGCTTCCTCTGCTGCTGCGCGCCACCTTACTCACACGAGGACGTTTTTTTCTAA
- a CDS encoding NAD(P)/FAD-dependent oxidoreductase: protein MNPGRTPLFRSVMRAMREASMPYRTRRDFIRLTGAAGISAALGLRAQDVEKKPSKKIEGPVAVVGGGIGGLTAAYRLMQAGVEVHLYEAQERFGGRMWTKRDFNKDGMFVELGGELVDSNHTDLIDLAKELGVDLQNLKEGDEGVDFYHFGGKFYTDKDVIAAFEPLAKKIAADAEGLYDDKEEYTAKARQLDNVSLKDYLKQIGAGADRWIVQMLEVAYVPEYGIDAEKQSALNLIDFINPDTSDGFQVFGDSDEAWRVRGGNDTLPTAVQRAIQSKVKLNSGHRLVRIQEEREKIKLSFTTGSKLLTPSYANVIMALPFTILRNIDGVKELKLSEEKQRCIQEMGYGTNLKVMYGFTERLWRKPFGGRTEFCNGAVYADKSFQSVWETSRGQAGESGIITNFMGGSIGAQYGPENIEKYIAELDTIFPGLKAKADGNKTMLNWPSMKTMRGSYSSPLVGQYCWVYGAAATPELEGRLIFAGEHTSGESPGFMNGGVESGNRASKELLGEEA from the coding sequence ATGAATCCAGGCCGCACTCCTCTGTTCCGCTCCGTCATGCGCGCGATGCGCGAAGCCTCCATGCCCTACCGCACGCGGCGTGACTTCATTCGTCTCACCGGTGCTGCCGGTATCTCCGCCGCCCTCGGCCTGCGTGCCCAGGATGTGGAGAAAAAACCCTCAAAGAAAATCGAAGGGCCGGTGGCAGTGGTCGGTGGTGGCATCGGCGGGCTGACTGCGGCCTACCGCCTGATGCAGGCGGGCGTGGAAGTGCATCTCTACGAGGCGCAGGAGCGCTTCGGCGGACGCATGTGGACGAAGCGCGATTTCAACAAGGATGGCATGTTCGTTGAGTTGGGAGGTGAACTGGTGGACTCGAACCACACAGATCTCATCGACCTGGCGAAAGAACTCGGCGTTGACCTGCAAAACTTGAAGGAGGGCGATGAGGGCGTGGATTTCTACCACTTCGGCGGGAAGTTTTACACGGACAAGGATGTCATCGCCGCCTTCGAGCCGCTGGCGAAGAAGATCGCCGCAGATGCGGAGGGGCTTTACGACGACAAGGAGGAATACACCGCGAAGGCGAGGCAGCTCGATAACGTGAGCCTGAAGGACTATCTCAAGCAGATCGGCGCGGGCGCCGACCGCTGGATTGTGCAGATGCTCGAGGTGGCCTATGTGCCTGAGTATGGCATCGACGCGGAGAAGCAGTCCGCGCTGAACCTCATCGACTTCATCAATCCGGACACCAGCGACGGCTTCCAGGTCTTCGGCGACAGTGATGAAGCCTGGCGCGTGCGCGGCGGCAACGACACACTGCCCACGGCGGTGCAGCGCGCCATCCAGAGCAAGGTGAAGCTCAACAGCGGTCACCGGCTCGTGCGCATTCAGGAGGAGCGCGAAAAAATCAAGCTCAGCTTCACCACCGGCTCGAAATTGCTCACGCCAAGCTATGCCAACGTCATCATGGCGCTGCCATTCACCATTTTGCGCAACATCGACGGCGTGAAGGAACTCAAGCTCAGCGAGGAGAAGCAGCGCTGCATTCAAGAGATGGGCTACGGCACCAACCTCAAAGTCATGTACGGCTTCACCGAGAGGCTCTGGCGCAAGCCCTTCGGCGGGCGCACGGAGTTCTGCAACGGTGCTGTGTATGCCGACAAGAGCTTCCAGTCCGTGTGGGAAACCAGCCGCGGACAGGCTGGCGAAAGCGGGATCATCACCAACTTCATGGGCGGCAGCATCGGCGCGCAGTACGGCCCGGAGAACATCGAGAAATACATCGCCGAGCTCGACACCATCTTCCCCGGCCTCAAAGCCAAGGCTGATGGCAACAAGACGATGCTCAACTGGCCGAGCATGAAGACGATGCGCGGCAGCTATTCCAGCCCGCTAGTGGGCCAGTACTGCTGGGTTTACGGAGCAGCAGCAACGCCAGAGCTTGAGGGACGCCTCATCTTCGCGGGTGAGCACACCAGCGGCGAATCGCCCGGCTTCATGAACGGCGGTGTCGAGAGCGGCAACCGAGCCTCAAAGGAACTGCTGGGGGAAGAAGCGTAA
- a CDS encoding ATP-binding protein has product MMISAGYVTQDVSFTEKSRQGGVRMCSSASPKGAIMPGLEESERTARLYRISQRRNHIQTDRLFAKLMVMQWLGGIVIAVWLSPMAWSGSSIQPLWHIWAATCLGGVISAAPVLLAWRRPGRVVTRHVIAVAQILTSALLIHLTGGRFETHFHIFGSLTFLAFYRDWRVLVTATVVVVVDHFVRGVFWPQSIFGELAAGQWRWMEHVGWVLIENVFLTISIQQNLTETLEVAKRRSRLESINAEIESQVIERTAELTEAHQQLLVTSRQAGMAEVATNVLHNVGNVLNSVNVSAETVAGKIRHFRIASLKNVAQLLREHEHHLSEFFTQDSRGKELPAYMVQLAESLAEPQKVILQEMKSLQNNIEHIKQIVAMQQGHARTSSVLETLPVVEIVEGAININSASLTRHGVTLVREFEKVPPVLVDRHKVLPILVNLLSNAKHALDQAGEDKRLTVRVAMGGKDSVQIKVIDNGAGIAPENLTRVFQHGFTTKKDGHGFGLHSGALAAREMGGKLIAESDGVGRGAVFTLELPLQTTQPSS; this is encoded by the coding sequence ATGATGATCTCGGCTGGCTACGTGACTCAAGATGTGTCCTTTACGGAGAAAAGCCGTCAAGGGGGAGTTCGCATGTGTTCCTCTGCTTCCCCAAAAGGCGCGATCATGCCTGGTTTAGAGGAAAGTGAACGGACAGCGCGGCTTTATCGCATCTCGCAGCGGCGCAATCACATCCAGACGGACCGGCTGTTTGCCAAATTGATGGTCATGCAGTGGTTGGGCGGGATCGTCATCGCCGTGTGGCTATCGCCCATGGCTTGGAGCGGTTCTTCCATCCAACCTCTGTGGCACATATGGGCGGCGACATGCCTCGGAGGGGTGATCAGCGCTGCTCCGGTCCTGCTGGCGTGGAGACGGCCTGGGCGTGTGGTGACCCGCCATGTCATAGCTGTGGCGCAGATTCTGACATCCGCGCTCTTGATCCATCTGACCGGCGGCCGCTTTGAAACGCATTTCCATATCTTCGGCTCGTTGACTTTCCTCGCGTTTTATCGGGATTGGCGTGTGCTCGTGACGGCCACGGTGGTGGTGGTGGTGGATCACTTTGTACGCGGGGTCTTTTGGCCGCAGTCCATCTTTGGAGAGCTTGCAGCCGGTCAATGGAGGTGGATGGAACACGTCGGTTGGGTGCTGATTGAAAATGTCTTCCTGACGATTTCGATTCAGCAAAACCTGACGGAAACGCTGGAGGTCGCCAAACGCCGCAGCCGGCTTGAAAGCATCAATGCGGAAATCGAAAGCCAGGTCATCGAACGCACGGCTGAATTGACGGAGGCACACCAACAATTGCTGGTGACATCGCGGCAGGCCGGCATGGCGGAAGTGGCCACGAATGTCCTGCACAATGTGGGCAACGTGCTCAACAGCGTGAACGTGTCGGCGGAGACCGTGGCTGGCAAAATCCGCCACTTCAGGATCGCCAGCCTGAAAAACGTGGCCCAATTGCTCCGCGAACACGAACACCATCTGTCTGAGTTCTTTACGCAGGACTCCCGAGGCAAAGAACTGCCAGCCTACATGGTGCAGTTGGCGGAAAGCCTCGCGGAACCTCAGAAGGTGATTTTGCAGGAGATGAAGTCTCTTCAGAACAACATCGAACACATCAAGCAGATCGTGGCCATGCAGCAGGGGCACGCCCGCACCTCGAGTGTGCTGGAAACCCTTCCCGTCGTCGAGATTGTCGAAGGGGCCATCAACATCAATAGTGCCAGCCTCACCCGCCATGGCGTGACATTGGTGCGTGAGTTCGAGAAAGTGCCGCCGGTTCTGGTGGACCGGCACAAGGTGCTGCCGATTTTGGTGAACTTGCTCAGCAATGCCAAGCATGCGCTCGACCAGGCCGGTGAAGACAAGCGGCTGACGGTGCGGGTTGCCATGGGTGGCAAGGACAGTGTTCAGATCAAGGTCATCGACAACGGTGCCGGCATTGCGCCGGAAAATTTGACCCGGGTTTTCCAACACGGCTTCACGACCAAGAAAGACGGCCACGGCTTCGGCCTTCACAGCGGCGCCCTGGCAGCGCGTGAAATGGGCGGAAAGCTCATTGCGGAGAGCGACGGCGTGGGCCGGGGCGCTGTCTTTACCCTGGAACTTCCATTGCAGACCACACAACCAAGCTCATGA
- a CDS encoding N-acetylmuramoyl-L-alanine amidase-like domain-containing protein, whose protein sequence is MMNRRHFLHLGLLSGSSTLLRAAEFLPQNVTFIGVAKFQQVVARAVAENWAALPMGARVAQFGQALRGTKYVAWTLEIDDRIESPSANFNGLDCWTFFEIALGLARMIAKRQRDYSTSDLLRQIEWTRYRGGVCHGHYLDRIHYLDEWFTDNVARGTIRNVTRQAGPVVRLTGRGNDEMSLNPKLYRYLRANPALVPAMRQIESRLEQVPFDFIPKQHVATCEPRLQSGDIIGIVTNRPHVFCSHVGLALRTGDGACRFMHASATYKKVVVDKTIHEYLDAIKSHAGIIVGRPREV, encoded by the coding sequence ATGATGAACCGCCGCCATTTTCTTCACCTGGGTCTGTTGAGCGGAAGTTCTACACTGCTTCGTGCGGCGGAGTTTTTGCCGCAAAACGTGACTTTCATTGGCGTGGCGAAGTTCCAGCAGGTTGTGGCACGTGCGGTGGCAGAAAACTGGGCGGCGCTGCCGATGGGTGCACGCGTGGCGCAGTTCGGGCAGGCGCTGCGTGGCACGAAGTATGTCGCATGGACGCTGGAGATTGACGACCGCATCGAATCGCCCTCGGCGAACTTCAACGGGCTGGACTGCTGGACGTTTTTTGAGATCGCGCTCGGCCTGGCGCGCATGATCGCAAAACGGCAGCGCGACTACTCGACTTCGGATTTGCTACGTCAGATCGAATGGACGCGCTATCGCGGTGGTGTTTGTCACGGACACTATCTGGACCGCATTCATTACTTGGACGAATGGTTCACAGACAACGTAGCACGAGGCACCATCCGCAACGTCACGCGTCAAGCAGGGCCGGTGGTGCGGCTCACAGGACGTGGCAACGACGAGATGTCGCTGAATCCGAAATTATACCGCTACCTGCGTGCGAATCCTGCGTTGGTTCCGGCGATGCGGCAAATCGAATCACGGCTGGAACAGGTGCCGTTCGATTTCATCCCGAAGCAGCACGTCGCGACCTGTGAACCACGCCTTCAAAGTGGTGACATCATCGGCATTGTGACGAACCGCCCGCATGTTTTCTGCTCCCATGTCGGCTTGGCGTTGCGAACCGGCGACGGGGCATGCCGCTTCATGCACGCTTCGGCGACCTACAAGAAGGTCGTGGTGGACAAAACCATCCATGAGTACCTGGACGCGATCAAAAGCCACGCAGGCATCATCGTGGGCAGGCCGCGCGAAGTTTGA